A single genomic interval of Juglans regia cultivar Chandler chromosome 1, Walnut 2.0, whole genome shotgun sequence harbors:
- the LOC108986548 gene encoding uncharacterized protein LOC108986548, translated as MMAGLVFSVIFANAIIICNIAIVISVLEDVSGPQAMLRSSVLIKGQTQVGLLIFLGSTIGMAFIEGLFEHRVKTLSYGDGSSRIWEGPLLVIMYSFMVLIDSMMSAVFYFSCRSSNVEALDGEGHSILETMAVSAERMVIH; from the coding sequence ATGATGGCTGGGCTTGTTTTCTCTGTTATTTTTGCCAATGCAATCATTATTTGCAACATTGCTATTGTGATCTCAGTGTTGGAGGATGTTTCGGGACCGCAGGCAATGCTGCGGTCCAGTGTGTTGATTAAGGGCCAGACTCAAGTGGGTCTTTTGATATTTCTTGGATCCACAATTGGGATGGCCTTTATTGAGGGGTTGTTTGAGCACAGAGTGAAGACCCTGAGCTATGGGGATGGGTCTTCGAGGATATGGGAAGGGCCTCTTTTAGTGATCATGTATTCCTTTATGGTGCTCATTGATTCTATGATGAGTGCAGTTTTCTACTTCAGTTGTAGATCTTCCAACGTGGAAGCTTTGGACGGTGAAGGGCACTCAATACTAGAAACAATGGCTGTTTCTGCTGAAAGGATGGTCATTCACTGA
- the LOC108986546 gene encoding 14.7 kDa ribonuclease H-like protein — translation MDGSSMGNPGYCGIGGVIRDASSGMVQAYASHIGFGSNNKAELMALLHGLRSCKSLNISNVIVEMDSMHVFREGNRVADWLSKVGASGSD, via the exons atggatggtagtagtatgggtaatccTGGTTATTGTGGCATTGGCGGGGTTATTCGGGATGCTTCCAGTGGGATGGTCCAGGCTTATGCTTCTCATATTGgctttggttctaataataaagcGGAGCTTATGGCTCTCCTTCATGGGTTGAGAAGTTGCAAATCGTTGAATatctcaaatgtgatagttgaaatggattctatg CAtgtctttcgtgaaggtaatagggtggcggaTTGGTTATCTAAGGTAGGGGCTTCAGGTTctgattga